In the Salvelinus fontinalis isolate EN_2023a chromosome 34, ASM2944872v1, whole genome shotgun sequence genome, one interval contains:
- the LOC129832758 gene encoding G1/S-specific cyclin-D2-like — protein sequence MSVSVSLWCEEEVRGQQGQGAQQGQARGQSQLRAPWDPSVSGQRIIQRLLQVEERYLPSGLYVALIQREPERREELAKWAMEVCCERGCDETVFPLSVSMLDRFLSASLSLPVSPYCLAAACILIASKLTECDTISADSLCAAAEYSFLPSNIREMERVILATLRWDVAAVTPQDFIPHFLPPVGERKDGKTDTEEFFSTLRRHSDTLVAMCVCDYRFLGAPPSLVAAAALNSALRGLGNKGPGHLGHMSSTLAELCQTDLMVLQCYSELIEAALKQRLRGGLQDSAMEKDGEIEDERAGTPTDMREIDF from the exons atgtctgtgtctgtgtctctgtggtgTGAGGAGGAAGTCCGAGGCCAGCAAGGCCAGGGAGcccagcagggccaggccagggGCCAGTCACAGCTACGGGCCCCCTGGGACCCCAGTGTGTCTGGGCAGCGGATCATCCAGAGGCTGCTACAGGTGGAGGAGAGATATCTGCCCTCCGGCCTCTACGTCGCCCTcatccagagagagccagagcgcAGAGAGGAGCTCGCCAAGTGGGCTATGGAA GTATGCTGTGAGCGTGGCTGTGACgaaacagtgtttcccctgtctgtctctatgttgGACCGcttcctgtctgcctccctgtctctccctgtctcacccTACTGCCTGGCTGCAGCCTGCATCCTCATCGCCTCCAAACTAACAGAGTGTGACACAATCTCTGCTGACTCTCTTTGTGCTGCAGCTGAGTACAGCTTCCTGCCCTCCAACATACGG GAGATGGAACGTGTCATCCTTGCGACTCTTCGATGGGACGTTGCTGCGGTAACCCCTCAGGACTTCATTCCACATTTCCTTCCCCCTGTAGGGGAGAGGAAGGAtggaaagacagacacagaggagttCTTCTCCACACTGCGTCGGCATAGTGACACCCTGGTTGCCATGTGTGTCTGCGACTACCGTTTCCTGGGAGCCCCTCCATCTCTGGTTGCTGCGGCAGCGCTGAACTCTGCCCTCCGGGGGTTGGGCAACAAGGGTCCAGGTCATCTGGGTCATATGAGTTCTACACTGGCAGAACTGTGTCAGACTGACCTG ATGGTGTTGCAGTGTTACAGTGAATTGATAGAAGCTGCCCTCAAACAACGGCTCAGAGGTGGACTCCAAGACAGTGCCATGGAGAAGGATGGGGAAATAGAGGATGAAAGAGCAGGCACTCCTACTGATATGAGAGAGATTGATTTCTAA